A part of Pseudomonas lutea genomic DNA contains:
- a CDS encoding lipopolysaccharide kinase InaA family protein: MAGWNLEPGYAALTDDFGTLDAVFALKGERLTRDPLSEVIRVERGGVNYYVKRYVAAGKGLRRYLGRPRVKSEWQNLKRFAKWGIPTAEVVAWGLERNGAAYDRGALITRELPRTEDLSELARLNDTRLDSRAWVNGVSQQVARYTRTMHDHHFTHNDLKWRNLLVDDQSTVFLIDCPNGAFWVSFMLRYRITKDLACLDKVAKYHLSATQRLRFYLQYRGRERLNDSDKKRIRHIVSFFEGRE; encoded by the coding sequence ATGGCGGGCTGGAATCTGGAGCCTGGCTACGCGGCGCTGACGGATGATTTCGGCACGCTCGACGCCGTTTTCGCCCTTAAAGGCGAGCGGCTGACGCGTGACCCGTTGTCGGAAGTCATCCGCGTCGAACGCGGCGGCGTGAATTATTACGTCAAGCGCTACGTCGCAGCGGGCAAAGGCTTGCGGCGGTATCTGGGTCGTCCTCGTGTCAAGTCCGAGTGGCAGAACCTCAAGCGCTTCGCCAAATGGGGTATTCCCACGGCAGAGGTCGTTGCATGGGGGCTGGAGCGCAATGGTGCCGCCTACGACCGTGGCGCATTGATCACCCGTGAACTGCCGCGCACTGAAGACCTGTCCGAACTCGCGCGGCTCAACGACACCCGTCTAGACAGCCGCGCCTGGGTCAACGGCGTCAGTCAGCAGGTGGCGCGTTACACCCGAACCATGCACGACCATCACTTCACGCATAACGATCTGAAGTGGCGCAACTTGCTGGTAGACGATCAATCCACCGTGTTCCTGATCGACTGCCCCAACGGCGCGTTCTGGGTCAGTTTCATGCTGCGCTATCGGATCACCAAGGACCTTGCGTGCCTGGACAAGGTTGCCAAATATCACCTGTCAGCCACCCAGCGTCTGCGTTTCTATCTGCAATACCGTGGGCGTGAACGCTTGAATGATTCAGACAAAAAGCGCATTCGCCACATCGTCAGTTTTTTTGAGGGTCGCGAATGA
- a CDS encoding lipopolysaccharide kinase InaA family protein translates to MTVFIAEADRGLLERHGLATFEALWDVQLDAVDEPNTGRGGWSSVFRLELEGSGYYLKRQSNYLTYTLHHPLGEPSFSREFRNISLYQKLGIPALHAVFYADRKVGGEHRAILMTRALDGWTDLDTLLQDWPERAATERLAILQACGQLARTLHKAGQVHGCFYPKHIFMKARGGAYMAQLIDLEKTRKSIFGQRDRVKDIEPLLRRAPVWSEADIRELLAAYVQAPADSGLVDAWWQRVAKRGSHKRRDR, encoded by the coding sequence ATGACTGTTTTCATTGCCGAGGCCGACCGGGGTCTGCTCGAACGACACGGCCTGGCAACCTTTGAGGCGCTATGGGACGTACAACTCGATGCGGTCGACGAGCCCAATACCGGTCGTGGTGGCTGGAGCAGTGTGTTTCGCCTGGAGCTGGAAGGCTCCGGCTACTACCTCAAGCGCCAAAGCAACTACCTGACCTACACCCTGCATCATCCCCTTGGCGAGCCGTCATTCTCACGAGAGTTTCGTAATATCAGCCTGTATCAGAAGCTGGGTATACCGGCGCTGCACGCCGTGTTTTATGCCGACAGGAAGGTAGGCGGCGAACACCGTGCCATTCTGATGACCCGCGCGCTGGATGGCTGGACTGATCTGGATACGTTGTTGCAAGACTGGCCTGAGCGAGCGGCCACCGAGCGGTTGGCGATCCTGCAGGCGTGCGGGCAACTGGCGCGCACGCTGCACAAGGCCGGGCAGGTACACGGTTGTTTTTACCCCAAGCACATATTCATGAAGGCGCGTGGCGGGGCGTACATGGCGCAACTGATTGACCTGGAAAAGACGCGCAAGTCCATCTTCGGTCAGCGCGACCGGGTCAAGGACATCGAGCCTTTGCTGCGTCGCGCACCGGTCTGGAGCGAGGCCGACATCCGCGAGCTGCTGGCGGCGTACGTGCAGGCTCCTGCCGACAGCGGGCTGGTTGACGCGTGGTGGCAACGGGTCGCCAAACGGGGCAGCCACAAGCGGCGGGATCGGTAG